A window of the Lentimicrobium sp. L6 genome harbors these coding sequences:
- a CDS encoding glutathione peroxidase, with protein sequence MNNTFYNFEAKSLQGKDIKMEAYKGKTVLIVNTASKCGLTPQYEGLEKLYRKYKDQGLVILGFPSNQFANQEPGDEKSIEQGCVINYGVSFPMFSIIDVNGDNAHPLYKYLKQELKGTLGNKIKWNFTKFLIDAEGNPVKRFAPTTKPEKIDAYLEKNLK encoded by the coding sequence ATGAATAATACATTTTATAATTTCGAAGCCAAATCCCTACAGGGAAAAGATATAAAAATGGAAGCCTATAAAGGCAAAACAGTATTAATAGTAAATACCGCGAGTAAATGTGGATTGACTCCTCAATACGAAGGATTAGAAAAACTATACCGGAAGTATAAAGACCAAGGTTTGGTGATATTGGGATTCCCAAGTAATCAGTTTGCCAATCAAGAACCTGGGGATGAGAAGTCAATTGAACAGGGTTGTGTGATTAATTATGGAGTTAGTTTTCCCATGTTTTCTATCATTGATGTAAATGGAGATAATGCTCATCCACTTTATAAATACCTCAAGCAAGAACTTAAAGGAACTCTAGGCAACAAAATCAAATGGAATTTCACCAAGTTTCTAATCGATGCAGAAGGAAATCCGGTGAAGAGATTTGCACCGACTACTAAGCCAGAGAAGATAGATGCGTATTTGGAGAAGAATTTGAAGTAA
- a CDS encoding DoxX family membrane protein, translated as MKYIKTILRILLGAALLYAGIGHLTWLRQEFTAQVPQWMPLGTDLVVVLSGIVEIVLGASLIFLYKRKHIVGWTAALFFIAVFPGNISQYINEVDAFGLDSDRARLIRLFFQPVLVLWALWSTGACKKRV; from the coding sequence ATGAAATACATAAAAACAATATTAAGAATACTATTAGGAGCAGCATTATTATATGCTGGAATTGGCCACCTCACTTGGCTCAGACAGGAATTTACTGCACAGGTGCCTCAATGGATGCCTTTGGGAACTGACTTGGTAGTGGTGCTTTCAGGAATAGTAGAAATAGTATTAGGTGCCAGTTTAATCTTTCTATACAAACGGAAACATATAGTTGGCTGGACAGCCGCTCTATTTTTTATCGCTGTATTTCCAGGCAATATCTCTCAATACATCAATGAAGTAGATGCCTTTGGATTAGATAGTGATAGAGCCAGATTGATTCGCTTATTCTTTCAGCCAGTATTAGTGCTATGGGCCCTTTGGTCAACAGGGGCTTGTAAAAAACGTGTTTAA
- a CDS encoding dihydrofolate reductase family protein codes for MEKRENIVFIATSIDGYIADKEGGISYLEMVPNPEQNDMGYGKLMERVDALVMGRNTYEKVLSFGIGWPYTKPVYILSNTLESVPQEFQYKVELVKGSLEEVLEQMHAKGHHKLYIDGGKVIQQFLSEDLIDEMILTTIPILLGGGVPLFAHLPKELPFELKESKVFLGEVTRRTYIRKRELKNDS; via the coding sequence ATGGAAAAAAGAGAAAACATCGTATTCATAGCCACCAGTATCGACGGATATATAGCTGATAAAGAAGGAGGAATCTCTTACTTAGAAATGGTTCCAAACCCAGAACAAAATGATATGGGCTATGGAAAGCTGATGGAAAGAGTAGATGCCTTAGTGATGGGAAGAAATACCTATGAAAAGGTTTTGAGTTTCGGAATAGGATGGCCTTATACTAAGCCTGTTTATATTTTATCCAACACTTTAGAATCTGTTCCTCAGGAATTCCAATATAAAGTAGAACTGGTAAAAGGTAGTTTGGAAGAGGTTTTAGAGCAAATGCATGCAAAAGGCCATCACAAACTTTATATCGACGGAGGAAAAGTTATTCAACAATTTCTCAGCGAAGATTTAATAGACGAAATGATACTCACCACCATCCCCATATTGCTCGGAGGAGGTGTTCCATTATTTGCTCATCTTCCAAAAGAATTGCCATTTGAGTTGAAAGAGTCGAAAGTGTTTTTGGGAGAAGTGACCCGGAGAACCTATATCAGGAAGAGGGAATTAAAAAATGATAGTTGA
- a CDS encoding acyloxyacyl hydrolase has protein sequence MRTIESLLGLIITKKQTFLFILMAIYVASHGQIDSASIPKKHHPFFSLNYHYGKVMGTTDFVKGDNMSGSPIANYQSLSFKFGFQNPGYTDWQKTFRGPYYGVGFFMGDFFTEELGYPLAAYGFYGVPIKRWEKLELYSEFQFGLAWRWNHYDSIQNPKNNAIGSNMTVYLDIGVNAFYPLTKYLDLGLGLSFTHFSNGGFERPNRGLNLISPSFELKYHINKRPNTRSIERMPKVKQKSNEFYMMLGYGDHQIVEHEYDSNYYAIAGLGLYYSFQHSNAFRSGPGIDFNYMWGLTAKPDGTPGPKSLDNLTIGLIYTPELVIDKLRLTGGIGIYAKHHQYGNFTQLYQRLGARYYFTDHISLGVNVRAINFMLAEFLEFNLGYTINWKKI, from the coding sequence ATGCGAACTATTGAATCCCTTTTAGGTCTTATAATTACGAAGAAACAAACCTTCCTATTTATTTTGATGGCTATTTATGTTGCTAGTCATGGCCAAATAGACAGCGCCTCTATTCCTAAAAAACACCATCCATTTTTTAGCCTCAACTATCATTATGGAAAAGTGATGGGTACTACCGATTTTGTGAAAGGTGATAATATGAGTGGAAGTCCCATCGCTAATTATCAGTCCTTATCATTCAAATTTGGTTTTCAAAACCCAGGCTATACCGACTGGCAGAAAACTTTTCGAGGACCCTATTATGGTGTTGGATTTTTTATGGGCGATTTCTTTACTGAAGAATTAGGATATCCATTGGCAGCTTATGGTTTTTATGGAGTCCCAATCAAACGATGGGAAAAACTTGAGCTGTATTCTGAGTTTCAATTTGGTCTAGCCTGGCGCTGGAACCATTACGATTCCATTCAAAACCCAAAAAACAATGCCATTGGTTCTAATATGACCGTTTATTTGGATATTGGTGTGAATGCATTTTACCCGCTCACCAAGTATCTTGATTTAGGTTTAGGATTAAGCTTTACTCATTTTTCAAACGGGGGATTTGAACGACCCAATAGAGGATTGAATTTAATATCTCCTTCTTTTGAATTGAAATATCACATCAATAAAAGGCCAAATACAAGAAGCATAGAAAGAATGCCAAAAGTGAAGCAAAAGTCGAACGAGTTTTATATGATGCTGGGTTATGGTGATCATCAAATTGTAGAGCACGAATACGACAGTAACTATTATGCCATAGCTGGTTTAGGTTTGTATTATTCATTTCAGCATTCCAATGCTTTTAGGTCGGGCCCTGGAATCGATTTCAACTATATGTGGGGACTTACCGCTAAACCAGACGGAACCCCTGGCCCCAAAAGCCTTGATAATTTAACCATCGGATTGATATATACACCAGAATTGGTGATTGATAAATTAAGGCTAACAGGTGGGATTGGAATTTATGCCAAACACCATCAATATGGAAATTTCACTCAATTATATCAACGATTAGGAGCTAGATACTATTTCACCGACCATATTTCGCTTGGAGTAAATGTAAGAGCCATCAATTTTATGTTGGCAGAGTTTCTCGAATTTAATTTGGGATATACCATCAATTGGAAAAAGATATAA
- a CDS encoding DUF429 domain-containing protein, producing MKYAGIDLAWKGETNPSAIAVGSLKGNEILLEDIHPQIFGLNPILEFLKAQENLQGISVDASLKIPNKTGYRKSETDLNKVYRNKWAGCYPTNQNLYPNAFSVRLSERLEEEGFKYGTEPKWQMECYPHASLIEIFGLTRRLVYKKGKVGEKIAGQVKLAELLLSLQESQVLKLIIPNELTHFFDFKAIQQLKGQSLKSNEDALDAVVCLYTAALFANKHAGNIYGDLEEGFVWVPDNVL from the coding sequence ATGAAATACGCCGGAATAGATTTAGCTTGGAAAGGAGAAACCAATCCATCGGCCATAGCAGTAGGAAGTTTAAAAGGCAATGAGATACTATTAGAAGATATCCATCCTCAGATTTTTGGTTTAAACCCAATTCTTGAGTTTTTGAAAGCTCAAGAAAACCTGCAAGGAATTTCGGTAGATGCTTCGCTCAAAATCCCCAATAAAACCGGCTATCGAAAAAGCGAAACGGATTTGAACAAAGTATACCGAAACAAATGGGCTGGCTGTTATCCCACCAATCAAAACTTATATCCCAATGCTTTTAGTGTGAGGCTATCAGAAAGATTAGAGGAGGAGGGTTTTAAATATGGAACAGAGCCTAAATGGCAAATGGAGTGCTATCCACATGCATCACTCATAGAAATTTTTGGTTTAACGAGAAGATTGGTCTACAAGAAAGGAAAAGTTGGGGAGAAGATAGCAGGTCAAGTAAAGTTGGCTGAGTTGCTATTAAGTCTACAAGAATCACAGGTATTAAAACTCATCATACCCAATGAACTCACTCACTTTTTCGACTTCAAAGCCATCCAGCAACTAAAAGGTCAATCACTCAAATCCAACGAAGATGCATTGGATGCAGTAGTTTGTTTGTATACTGCAGCTTTGTTTGCCAATAAGCATGCTGGGAATATTTATGGTGATTTGGAGGAGGGTTTTGTTTGGGTTCCGGATAATGTTCTTTGA
- a CDS encoding DNA repair exonuclease, which produces MPKIIFLSDTHLGFDYPLRPKKEKRRRGIDFFNNFDKALEYAQELQADLVIHGGDLFFRTLVPPTIIDMVYERIFNFAESGIPIVIVPGNHESSRLPVSLFMQHPLILYFSKPEVFQFRLKGIDFDMAGFPCVRKEVLSKFPDIAKEIAPKLRKESIKLLCMHQSIEGATCGPSDYTFRGGKDVILIQDLPEDYDLFLSGHIHRSQILYSACQTPIIYPGSIERTAFAEKDETKGFYEINISESQEISYEFIPLETRPMIDIFLDKNLYTAATLKEDILQQITNLPSDSILRFKLKNNAFIKLLNVRFLDGIISPTMNYQIAGLRSLTLKNKTQE; this is translated from the coding sequence ATGCCCAAAATCATTTTCTTGTCCGATACCCACCTGGGTTTTGACTATCCACTCCGACCAAAAAAAGAAAAACGGAGGAGGGGGATCGATTTTTTCAACAACTTCGATAAGGCCTTGGAGTATGCACAAGAATTACAAGCCGATTTGGTGATTCATGGTGGCGATCTCTTTTTCAGAACTTTAGTTCCTCCTACCATTATTGATATGGTTTACGAGCGCATTTTCAATTTTGCTGAATCAGGTATTCCCATCGTAATCGTTCCCGGAAATCACGAAAGTTCTCGTTTACCCGTTTCCCTATTTATGCAGCATCCTCTCATTCTTTATTTCAGTAAGCCAGAGGTATTTCAATTTCGGTTAAAAGGGATAGATTTCGATATGGCTGGTTTCCCTTGTGTGAGGAAGGAGGTCTTGTCTAAATTTCCTGATATTGCAAAAGAAATAGCACCAAAACTGAGGAAAGAAAGCATCAAACTCCTGTGCATGCATCAATCCATAGAAGGCGCTACATGTGGCCCATCGGATTATACATTTAGAGGAGGGAAAGATGTAATACTGATACAAGATTTACCTGAAGATTATGATTTGTTTTTATCGGGTCATATTCACCGCTCCCAAATACTCTATTCCGCTTGTCAAACTCCCATTATCTACCCAGGCTCTATAGAAAGAACAGCCTTTGCTGAGAAGGACGAGACCAAAGGGTTTTACGAGATCAACATCAGCGAAAGCCAAGAAATATCCTATGAGTTTATCCCCTTGGAAACCCGACCCATGATAGATATTTTCCTCGATAAAAACTTATACACGGCAGCCACATTAAAAGAAGATATTCTTCAACAAATCACCAACCTTCCATCTGATAGCATCCTCCGTTTTAAATTGAAAAACAATGCTTTTATAAAACTACTTAATGTTAGGTTTTTAGATGGGATTATTTCTCCAACCATGAATTACCAGATTGCTGGCTTGAGAAGTTTAACTCTCAAAAATAAAACACAAGAATAG
- a CDS encoding multidrug effflux MFS transporter, giving the protein MNTKHFSNSIEQKKTTSTLLLISLALLSAFGPFVTDLYLPALPSLAKYFQTSASNVQLSLSLSMLGLALGQLVIGPLSDKYGRKKPLLVCMWIFIFSTIACLYSWDIYSFVFFRLIQGMAGAGGVVLSKSIPTDLFRGKELAKYIAIISAINGIAPIVSPVMGGILLEFFDWKSAFWVLLGLGFLILFLSYRLKESLAQENRSDKSTLSNFKTLGKVFRNPSYAFNTLTLMMSAVVLFSYIASSPFIIQEHYGYSALIFSLCFGLNSLSIVLGSALSMRFKQTKNSIITGSIGVFVFSLSTGLSLFYDLPFIYYESSLIFVLFFFGLLFPAATALALDSERENAGSASAAIGSITFLAGSICTPLVGLGNLLHSTAICIIIGGVFTALFCYLARRNENRIQGKS; this is encoded by the coding sequence ATGAATACTAAGCATTTTTCAAACTCGATAGAACAAAAAAAAACCACCTCTACTCTACTTTTAATAAGCTTGGCATTATTATCCGCTTTTGGTCCATTTGTAACCGATTTATACTTGCCGGCATTACCTTCTCTGGCAAAATATTTCCAGACTTCGGCCTCCAATGTACAGTTAAGTTTATCCTTGAGTATGTTGGGTTTGGCGCTTGGTCAGTTGGTTATTGGCCCGCTTAGTGATAAATATGGGCGTAAAAAACCCCTTTTGGTTTGTATGTGGATATTTATTTTCTCTACCATAGCTTGCTTATATTCTTGGGATATTTATTCTTTTGTGTTCTTCAGGTTAATACAAGGAATGGCCGGAGCTGGTGGGGTGGTTTTATCTAAATCCATTCCTACAGATTTGTTTCGCGGAAAAGAACTTGCCAAATATATCGCTATCATCAGTGCTATAAACGGCATTGCTCCTATTGTTTCTCCAGTTATGGGAGGCATTCTATTGGAATTCTTCGATTGGAAAAGTGCTTTTTGGGTATTGCTGGGTTTAGGTTTTCTTATCCTGTTTTTATCCTATAGATTAAAGGAATCACTAGCCCAAGAAAATAGAAGCGACAAAAGTACCTTATCTAACTTCAAAACTTTAGGAAAGGTGTTCAGAAACCCGAGTTATGCCTTCAACACTTTGACTCTGATGATGTCGGCAGTGGTATTATTCTCCTATATAGCCTCCTCCCCTTTTATCATTCAAGAACACTATGGCTATTCTGCTTTAATATTTAGTCTTTGTTTTGGATTAAACTCCTTAAGTATTGTTTTGGGTTCTGCCCTTTCCATGCGTTTCAAGCAAACCAAAAATAGTATTATCACCGGGAGTATTGGAGTGTTTGTTTTCTCTTTAAGCACTGGATTAAGTCTGTTCTACGATCTTCCTTTTATATATTATGAATCGAGTCTTATTTTCGTATTATTCTTTTTTGGATTGCTATTCCCTGCTGCTACAGCATTGGCTTTAGACAGTGAACGAGAAAATGCAGGTTCTGCTTCGGCAGCCATTGGCTCCATCACATTTTTGGCAGGAAGCATTTGCACTCCCTTAGTTGGCTTAGGCAATCTATTGCACTCCACAGCAATTTGTATTATTATTGGTGGCGTATTTACTGCTTTATTCTGTTATCTGGCCCGAAGAAACGAAAATCGAATTCAAGGCAAATCCTGA
- a CDS encoding tetratricopeptide repeat protein, whose product MQYKPFLLIFLFLLIYGNSFSQSRSTIDSLELALNRINDETQKCDILLNITDLIISSEPDKALDYAQKSLVLSRENEDSHREIKAYLQLAEIYWSKTDFKTSLEYAYQAKGLAAKEDYQKEYAESILIITQSFFELGDYKKSSNMNFEALKTFEKINDKKGVMNALNKIGVDFFSQDDSDKALEYYKQSLNMAREINDLEGISRGLNNTAVIYGNRGDIEKVKANYFASVAINKKLGNHLGEGVNYLNLGMVNANENNDDSTLYYYRKAESLFTGLNNFYSLSDLYLKFALHHTKLKQTDSVLFYSQQALKIGKENNIKLVIYGAAFILKGRYLELSDFQKAYEYSELQYQIKDSLDFENNKTRLSQLEFLYEQDKINQEKKIKQQRREFSFSLVSGIIIMFFLVLFIIQRNKTKRKSLEQKNTLLEKEKISKELEFRNKELATNVMYSIEKNNMLRNISDELFNIEKEAVKEETQNAIQRISKRIYKSIEEGSWEEFEIRFQQVHTDFYENLSKDFPDLSTNEKRLCGFLRLEMTSKEISKITGQSISALETARLRLRKKLGITKTKVSLNSFLSNY is encoded by the coding sequence ATGCAATACAAGCCATTTTTGCTCATATTCCTTTTCTTATTGATTTATGGGAACTCCTTTTCACAAAGCCGTTCAACCATTGATAGTTTAGAGCTTGCTTTAAATCGAATAAATGATGAGACTCAAAAATGCGATATTCTACTAAATATCACGGACCTCATCATATCATCAGAACCTGATAAAGCACTTGACTATGCGCAAAAAAGTCTTGTTTTATCTCGTGAAAATGAAGATAGCCATAGAGAGATTAAGGCCTATTTACAATTAGCAGAAATTTATTGGTCTAAAACAGATTTTAAAACTTCACTAGAGTATGCATATCAAGCCAAAGGATTGGCAGCAAAAGAAGATTATCAAAAAGAATATGCCGAGTCCATTCTAATAATCACGCAAAGTTTTTTTGAATTAGGAGATTATAAAAAGAGCTCCAATATGAACTTTGAAGCTCTTAAAACCTTCGAAAAAATCAATGACAAAAAAGGAGTCATGAATGCTTTGAATAAAATTGGGGTCGATTTTTTTAGCCAGGATGATTCAGATAAAGCCCTTGAGTATTATAAACAATCTTTAAACATGGCAAGGGAAATAAATGATTTAGAAGGAATTTCTCGTGGCTTGAATAATACCGCAGTTATTTATGGTAATAGAGGGGATATAGAGAAAGTAAAAGCTAATTATTTTGCATCGGTTGCAATAAATAAAAAACTGGGTAATCATTTGGGTGAAGGTGTTAATTATCTCAATTTAGGCATGGTAAATGCCAATGAAAATAATGATGATTCCACTTTGTATTATTACCGAAAAGCAGAATCACTTTTTACAGGATTAAATAACTTCTACAGTTTATCAGATCTATACCTTAAGTTTGCTTTGCACCATACCAAACTCAAACAAACGGATAGTGTGTTGTTTTATTCGCAACAAGCCTTAAAAATTGGAAAAGAAAACAATATTAAGCTGGTAATATATGGTGCAGCATTTATTCTTAAAGGCAGGTACCTTGAGTTGTCTGATTTTCAAAAGGCTTATGAATACAGCGAATTACAATATCAAATAAAGGATAGTCTGGATTTTGAAAATAATAAAACCCGTTTATCTCAATTGGAGTTTTTATACGAGCAAGACAAAATAAATCAGGAAAAAAAGATTAAACAGCAGAGAAGGGAGTTTAGCTTCAGTTTAGTGTCTGGAATAATTATTATGTTTTTTTTGGTTTTATTCATCATACAAAGAAACAAAACCAAAAGGAAAAGTCTTGAACAGAAAAACACATTGTTGGAGAAAGAAAAAATATCAAAAGAGCTTGAATTCAGAAATAAAGAACTGGCCACCAATGTGATGTATTCTATAGAAAAGAATAATATGTTGAGGAATATCTCCGATGAATTATTTAATATCGAAAAGGAAGCTGTAAAAGAGGAAACACAAAATGCCATACAAAGAATTTCAAAAAGAATATATAAATCAATAGAGGAAGGTTCGTGGGAAGAATTTGAAATTCGATTTCAACAAGTTCATACCGATTTTTATGAAAACTTGAGCAAGGACTTTCCTGATTTATCTACAAATGAAAAACGCCTTTGTGGTTTTTTACGACTTGAAATGACCTCCAAAGAAATCTCTAAAATTACAGGACAAAGTATTTCTGCTCTTGAAACTGCGAGGCTACGACTTCGTAAAAAACTTGGCATTACCAAAACAAAAGTAAGCCTGAATTCTTTTCTTAGTAATTATTAA